The Acidobacteriota bacterium sequence TTCCTCGCCCAAGTCCTGACCTTCGCCGATGCCGACCTCGAGAAGCTTTACGTCTTCGCGCGGCACCTGCGCCGCCTCCTCCCCGCCGATCGCGAGGAACTGCCGCGTGAGGTGCAGCAGAACATCGACATGGAGTCCTACCGGATCCAGCAGACCGGCAGCGGCAGGATTGCACTTGAGCGCAGGCCCGGCGTGCTCGAACCCGTCAGCACCAAGCTGGGCCACGGCGTGACGCCGGAGGAGCTGGAGGAGCTCTCCCGCATCATCGCCGATCTGAACGAGCGTTTCGGCCTGAATCTCGGTCCCGAGCACCGCGTTACGCTCGGCCAGATGATGGAGAAGCTCGACGACGATGCGGCGCTTGATGCCGCGGCGCGTGCCAACACACGCGAGAACGTACGCCTCACCTTCGACCGGAAGGTCGAGCACGTGATCCAGGAGATCGTGGACTCGAACTTCGAGCTCTACAAGCGCATCACCGACGACCGCGCCTTCGGCGAGGTGATCAAGAACTTCCTCTTCGACCAGTATCTGCGCGCCCACCGCAACGCCGAGGAACTGATCAAGGCCGGCGAGTCGAAGACGCTGGAGTTCAAATCGACCCTGCGCTGGAGCCTCAAAGAGAACAGGCAGGACGACAAGGGCGTGACGCACGCCGTGCTCAAGACCATCGCCGCGTTCCTCAACACCGAGGGCGGGGATCTGCTGGTCGGTGTGGCCGACGACGGTTCGATCGTGGGGATCGAAACGGATCAACTCGAGAGCGATGACAAGTTCATGCGCCACCTTGCCCAGGTTGTCCGCAACGGCCTCGGTGATCGCGCCGGGATATGCATCGACCCGAAGACCCAGATCGTGCAAGGCAAGACCGTGTGTGTCGTGAGCTGCCGGCGCAGCCCGGAGCCGGTGTTCCTGAAGTGGAAGGGAATGGAGGCCGTTCCGGAGGGTGACTTCTTCGTTCGGAGCGGACCCGGGACCGTGAAACTCCCCCCGGACAGCGCGCGGAAGTACATTCGCACGCGGTTCCCGGGGTTCTCACGAGAAGGAAAACCGGATGTTCCGTCAAAAGGGACTGTCTAACGACAGCATGCAGCGGACGGCGCCTCGCGCTGACGATGATGCTGAGCGTTAGATTGGCCGGCAATGCCAACTTCTTATGCGCCCGGCGCTGTGACAAGCCTGCCCGCTACGAAACGTTGATGGTGGTCTCGACAAACCTTTCAAGGGTTTGTTGTGAACCGTTGCTTGATTTTTCTTGACATCCCGCGCCGGTGTGAGTAAACATACCCTTGTGGAAAAAGGGGTTTATCCTGATTTGTCGATGTGGCCCTCCTGTCAAGCCATATATCCCTCCGGAAACCATGGAAAATACGGCTTAAAGATCTGCAAAAACAGACTGTTAGTGCTATGTTGCAGCCTAAATGTGTTATCAAGAAACAAAATTATTCAATTTTGGACTGAAATATAGGGGACGAACATGAGCAAAAAGATTGAAACGCAGCATGGTGTTGTCGCATTCCTTGACATACTCGGATACGCGAATTTCCTAGAGAATAACGAACCGGAAGTAGCCGCGCAGACAGTCTTGGATTTCCTTACAACTGTACCGAAAAGGACGATCGACACCCTACTCGATATCCTAAGCACGAAGTCAACACGCAAGGAAATCGAACAGCAGCTCGGAGACCTGAAATGGCTCGTCTTCTCGGATTCCATTCTTTTGACCTGCCCTTATCCGAATGATGCCGACCCAAAACAAAAGAGCCTTTCTTGGCTCATGAGCTTCTTCAGCCTGATTATCACTTGTCGGCACCTTCTCGATAGCGGTCTGCCTGTCCGCGGTGGGGTCTCATGCGGGAAGTTTTTCGTGAAAGAATACTGCTTCGCGGGACGCTGCATTGTTGCAGCTCACGCTCTAGCGTCCTCTCTGGATCTGGCTGCAGTAGCGCTTGACGATTCGGCAAAAAAGGAATTGGACAATCTGAAGGCCCGAAAATACTTCAACATTATCGGCAAAATAACAATTCCGTACCTCGTTCCGTTGAAAGGTGGCGCTTCAGTCAAGAGGATTGTGCTCCCGCCATCATTTCCACAAATCAGATTTGACAACCCAGACTTGCGACAGGTGGTGGCCGAGAGTTTCTGGCGACACAACAAGGATGTCCCACCTAGTGTGCTCGGGAAGCTCTATAACACCGAGATGTTTCTCCGATTCATGAAGACACAGTTCCCGAAGATGTTTGAGAGCAAAGCGAAACAGCCCAACAAAGCCATCGACAGCAACGAGGAATAACGTGCCGCTTCGCTCTGTCCATGACCTGCTTCCCGGATCTTGGTCCATTCCGGATGCAACTTTATTAATAAAATCGGGTATTCAGAAAGGAGTTGGGGATGAAGAAGAAGTATGTGGGGATGGGTGTTGCGGAGCTCCGACGGTTGAAGCAGCTCGTAAAACTATGCGCCAATTTACCTCGTAACTCTACACGCTTATTGACAATCTTGAGAGAAGGCAAAGCTAATGGATAAATCAAATCACAATCGAGTAGTTTTGATATTGCGGTGGATTGCATTTATACCACTTGCTATAACAGCCTCCGTGCTTGGGTGGTATCTTGTGAATATTTTGGGTCGGTTAGGATTGTATTTCGTGCAGTTCGACACTGAGTCATTTATTGCTCAATTGTATTTCAATGCTGCTGGAAATACTGCAATGGCAATTGCTTTTGTGTATACTGGCTCGAAAATTGCGCCTCTACATAATAAAACCGTTGCTTACTTCCTTTCAGTCGTTTGGCTTGTATTTAGTGGTTTTGCTCTATATGCAGGGATAATGGTCAAAAATAGCTGGGCTATTTTTGGTGGCATATGGGGCTTTGTCGTTATACTGATATTTGCTTTTTTTGTTTATCAAAATAAAACATAGTTGGGCCGGAAGAATCAAAACAAAGAAAGGAGACAGAAGTCATGAGAACGAAATGGACAATCGGAACATTGGCGGCGTCGGGAATCTTGGCGGCAGGAATTACAGTCTTTCTGGCGGGCAGTGCGTTTGCGCACTGTGACACCACCAGCGGCCCCATCATTCCTGAAGCCAAAGCCGCCCTTGAGAAGGGCGACGTGACTCCGGTCCTCAAGTGGGTCAAGAAAGACAGCGAGGCGGAGATCAAGGCAGCGTTCACGAAGGCGGTCGCCGTCAGGGCCAAGGGACCGGAGGCAAAGGAACTGGCTGACCAGTACTTCCTCGAAACTCTCGTCCGCCTGCACCGTGCAGGCGAAGGCGCACCCTACACCGGAATCAAGGACGAACCGGTTGAACCGATCGTCGCGATGGCCGACAAGGCCCTTGCCGACGGTTCCGCAGATGAGATGATCAAGAGAGTCAGCGGCCATATGGCGGCAGCGATCAAGGAGAAGTTCGCGAGGGCTGTTGAGGCCAAGAAGAACAAGGACAAGAGTGTCGAAGCGGGTCGGGACTTCGTGGAAGCCTACGTCGTATACATGCACTATGTCGAAGGCATCCACGCCGCAATCATGTCCACGGGTGCACACCACGCTGAAGGCGGTGAAGGCGCCCCGGCGCATAAGCACTGATCGAGACGGAGGCCCAACCATCGGCTCCATGCGACGCGGACATGCCGTGCGCCCGAGCCGTCACGTTATCGAACGGGATGTTTACCGACGTGAATTCGATGACGGCTTATCGAAGATGGACAGGTAGACGTAGACGATCGCTGCGAGAACGGAGATGAGCGCGGCGTAGCGGTGGGTTTCGAACATCAGGACCTGGCCCCGGGTGTTGAGCCAGGGGAGCATGGGAAAAAGCGTCGAGACGATGAGGGCGAGGCCCGCAGTCGCGAAGATCCAGAACATCCAAATCCGGACTGACTGCGGCGACGGGAGAGGGGGGAATTTGGTGAGTGCGGCCATGCTCCGGGCGTGATCCGGAGCGGGCGGATCAGCCGGATTTGACGGCTGCGGCGCCTGGAAGCGGGATGCTTCGCGGAAAACAACCGCGGCCAGGCAGACGGAGAAGAGACCGCCGGCCATAACGTGGAGGATGAGAAGCACCCCATGGAGCCCGCGGCCGATGAAGAAAGCGGCCAGGAAACCGGAAGCTGCGAGGTAAAGGAAAGATACGAGAAGTCCGGCTGCAAGAACTTTATCGAGAAGGGTGAGCTTGTGAAACGGGGAAGCCCGCCATTTATCCTTGAGCGGCGCCGCCCGCAGCGTTTTGAGCCAGGCCGAAGTCCGGGTTGACAGCCATGAAAGATAGGAAGCGTCAACCTTTCCCGAAGGATCGGATTGTGGCCGCGTTGTCCTGAATCTGTGAAAGGTCAGCGCAAAGAAAAGCCCCAGGAAAGCGGCGATCGATATTGCGGTGAACACGGCGCGTCACCCCTTTTCCCTGGCGGCGAGACCCGTCGCCCGGCCCAGGAAGATGAGTGCGGCGGCAAGGAGGATCCCGGCGATGAGCAGGCCCGCCGCGAAGAGCACGAACTTGAGGGTCGGCCGCACGGCGAAAGTCAGCCCGAAAATTCTTTGGAACAATCCGCCGAGACCCATGAAGGCGGATTGGCGGCGTCTTTCGATCTTGTCCGTGAGAAGCGGCCCGGCGCCTTCGACCTTGGCGAAGAAGAACGAAGAGCCGGCGCTGTGGCAGTCGCCGCAGCCGTTCCAGCCCAGGGCCTGCTGGGCCGGCCGGACGTCGTGGGCTGCAGGCCAGAAGGCGGGTTCGGCTGCATCGTGGCGGGAGGCTTTGAGCCGGCCCTCGGTATCGAGGCGGAAAAGCCGGCCTCCCGAGATGTAGACAGGCTCGCCTGTCTGTTGGGCTGGAGCTGCTTTAGGATCCGGATTCGGATTCCCGCCTGCGCCGTCTTCCGGGGTCCGGGTTTCTTCAGATTTTACAGGCTCTCCGGTCGGTTTTCCGGCGCCGTCCGAGACGGCGGCTGTTCCGGGATCCGAAGGGCTTTCTCCAGACGCTGTCGCCGATCCCGGTTCCGCGAGCCGGGCCAGAATCGCGGCCACCTGTTCTTCCGTCAGGGCCTGTTCGAGCCCCGCAACCTGGACGGCGTTTTTCAGGTCGAAGTCCGAAACGAGGGGGAGGAGAGTGCCGTCTTCGGCCAGCCAGCCCAGCGCCGGGCCGGAGTCCGCAGCCGTTTCCGAATCCGCATCTTCCTCCGGCACGACCATGTCGAGAAAACCGTCCGTCAGCTTGTAAGTTGTCCCTCCGTAGACAAGAGCCGGTTGTCCCGGAGCCCATCCGACAATCCGCAACGCTTCGAGAACGGCCTGAAAACGAGGGGCCAGCTCATAAGCCGCCTCGTTCGGGTCGGCTTCGGGATCGACGGCGGGCACGATCGGTTCCACGGCCCCGTTTTTCATAACCCCCCAGACGGGGGTTACGGCGGCTTGCCCCGCCGATTCCGGCTTTCCGGCAGTTCGATCGGTTCCGGCTCCTGTCCGGGCAGTTATTCCGGATTCGTTTTCCACCACGACAAGTCGCCCGTCGACGTCCGCGCGGAGGATTTTCCCCCAGGCTGTGAGAACCGGGATCTCGTCCGGTTCGACAGCCGGCGTCAAGGCGCGCAGGATCGCTCCCACACGCCGGTCGGGATCGAGCACATCCCCGGCCACATCCCGGATTTTTTCCGGTCGAATCGGGGTGACGGATTTTCCCTCCAACATGCCCCAGAAGGACGGCCAGACGATCCGGTGCGGCGTGATCTTGCCGTCTTCGCCTTTCATGTAGACGGGCTCCTGGATGACCGGCGTGTCGGTGTGCCATAGCGCTGCGCCGTAGATGCCGAGGCGATTGGCCCGCGCCGTCCTTACGGGCTCCGGTCCGCCGTCGACCTTCGGTCCCGAATGGCAGACGGTGCAGGACAAATGACGGAAATGGACTGTCGGAATCCCCTTATGCTGCGGCCAGGGGGCGCCCAGCCGTCCGGGGGTCACGGTTTTCTTTCCGGCGGCGTCCTCGCCCATATGGCAGCCGCGGCAGCTCAGGGAAGCCCGGAAGGGATCGCCCATATCCCGGGCTTCGGTTTCATAGCCGCGGACGATCTGGTGAGACAGGTCGTTTCTGTGACAGTCGACGCAACTGAGCCCCGCCGCCGCGTGGACGTCCCGGTCGATTTCGGGCCGGCGGACGGCCGCGGCCGGAGCGGTCGAATGGCAGGCCAGGCACAACCGGTCTCCCGCCGAGCGGCGGATGTCCATGAAGGCGTAATGGCGGGAGTCGAAAACCTCCGCCCGGTACTTGACGTTCGGTGCGATGGCCCATTCCCGGTCGTCGGGATTCGGCCCGTCGTAGACGTCCCAGGTGCCGTGCATGCGCGAAGCCATGCCGCCGACCTCGGCGATTCCGGATGCGGCCGTCGCCGCCCAGCGGAAGTTTTCCCTCATCACCTGCCGGGCCCACTCGCTGAGGTCCTGGCGGGGCGAGGCGTGGTGGCAGGCCAGGCAGTTGATCTCGATTTTCCCCGAAACGTTCCAGCGGGATGCCCGGTCCTGACCCTCTTCGCCGGGTTCGGACGGCCCTCCGCCGGGCAGATGTCTTGCGAAAAGCTGTGTGAACTCCCAGTCCGTGAGGCCCAGATCATCGGGGTGGTGCGTGTTTTTCCAGCCGCGGTGGGAGACGGGAAGAACGGTTCCCGTTGAGTTGTCGACAAGAAACCAGGGCTGGGCCGGGCGTGCTTGGGATGCGGTTTCGGTATCCGGGCGGGACGCGGCGGCGTTGAAATGAAAACCCCCGGCGACCGTGTTGTAGTCGTGGCAGGGCCCGCAGCTCGTGCGCGTGGAAAAAGGCATGGGATAGGGCATGGTCGGCACGACGAGGTGGTCCAGATCGTCGCGAAGCGGAAAGACGTGGGCCGGCTCGGCCCGGCTTCCGGCCCAGGGCTGAACCGTGGGAATTTTCGGAGTCGGCCCCTGTCCCGAAAGAAGGGTCCAGATCAGCCCGGCGCCCAGGAAGACCGCAAGAATAAGCGCTTCTTTCTTCATGCCTTGAAGTGTTCGGGTTTGAATTCGAGAGTGCGGCGGGCCGCGACGGCGTCGTTGACCCTGAGCACCGAAACGGCCGACTCGTAAGCCAGTTCGGCCGGACAGCTCAGAGGCGTTCCGTCGCGGACGGCGTCGAAGAAATTCTCCAGGTGGGGCTGGTGGGCCGGTTTGGCCAGCTCGACGGGGAGCGGCCAACGGCCCGCCTCCACGGTCACCCGGACATCGACATAGATATCGCGGCTTTCGGTCTTCTGGATGAGCGGCGCCTCGGACAAGAGAAGCCCCCGGCGGGCCAGGGAGTCCCATTCCGGGGCATGGGGTTCGCGCATGGCCCAGTTGCCCCGTTCGGGGATTTCGGACAGCACGATGGATCCGTTTTCTCCCATGAAGGCCTCGTAAAATCCGCCGTGCTGGGTCGTCGTCTGGACCTGGTAGAGGGCCCGGGCCGTCCCCTCGGGGGTGTCGAACTCGTACATGGCCATGACGTTGTCGTACCATTCCCAGTTCTTGTAGTAATCGATGCCGCCCGAGGCGGCGACCGATTTCGGATTGGAGCCGTAGACCCAGGCGAAAAGATCGATCTGATGGGAACCCAGATCGACCATGGGCCCGCCGCCGTATTTTTTGAACAGGCGCCAGTTCCGGAATTCGTTCATCGAAGCATAACCGTAGCGGTCGAGGACGGCGCGCGGAATGGCGTAGCGTTCGGGCCAGCCGAGCATATCGCTTTTAGCCCGGTTCCACTGGGCGTAGGCCGTCGTCACCCGGCCGAGAATGCGGTGCTCGCGGATCAGGCGGTCGATGGCATGGGTGTAGCGGGGATTCGAGCGGCGCTGGTGGCCGATCTGGAGGAGCTTTCCGGTGCGGCGGGCGGTCTCGACCATGGTCCGCGCTTTCTCCAGGGTGTTCGACATCTCTTTTTCGCAGTAGACGTGAAGGCCTTTCCGGAGGCAGGCGTTGGCCTGCTCGGCGTGCACCCAGTCGGGGCTGGCGACGATCGCCGCCTGAAGGTCCTTTTCCTTGTCGAGGAGTTCGCGATAGTCTTCGTAGACGGCCGGGTTTTGGTCGTATTTCCTGAGATATCCGCTTGCGTACTGACGGCTGTATTCCCAGATGTCGCAGACCGCCTTGACGCGGATCCCCGGAATGTGAAGACAGGCTTCGATGAGGATGCGGCCCTGGGCGCCGCAGCCGATGACGGCGATGTTGAGGTCGCGCGATCCGGCGTCGGGTTGAAGGCCGGTTCGGCCGGACCCCGGGGCGGCGAAGACACCTCCGGCCGTGACTAAACCGAATCCCGCCGCGGCCGAAGACTTGAGAAAGTCCCGACGTGACAGCAGATTGTCCGGTTGTTTTCGAGAGTCGTCTTTCTTCATGTTTTCGACACCGTGCATTATCTTATGAAACCCGGCGGTCTTTTTCAACGGCTCGTCAGGAACGGGAGACGAAATCCTCCAGACGCTTGCGGTCGTCGTCGGACATTTTGGTGATGCGGATGCCCATGCCCTGCATCTTGAGCGTCCAGGCGACCTCGCCTTCTCCGGAGATGGGCGTCCCGGATGTGTCTCCGGGGAGCATAAACTGGAAGGTGATGGCGGAATGCTCGGACAAGGGATGGATCGTATCGATGAAGAAACCGCCGGAAGACAGGTCCTCGATGCGGCCGGTCATTTGATAGCCTTTGTGGATGTAATTGATATCGACGACGGCCGTAAGCCGAATCTCTTTTCGTTTGATATCTTCCATCGTCCTTTTGTCCTTAGAGCATCCGTTTCCCGATGTTCAAAAATATAATTTTCCCTGCCGGGAAGTCAAGTTTTCATGTCCCGGTCGAAAGACCCGGCTGCCGGGGCGAAATTCATGTCGCGGACGAACTCCAGGGCTTCCCGGGCGCCGTGTTCCCGGTCCATGTTGTTATCCTCCCATTCGACCGAGAGCGGGCCGTCGTAGCCTGCGGCGTTCAATTCGCGGATGATCTCCTCGAAATCGACGTCGCCGCGTCCCGGCGAGCGGAAGTTCCAGCCCCGCCTCAGGTCGCCGAACGGCAGGAATGAACCGAGAATCCCCGCTTTGCCGTCCAGGGTTACGGCGCAGTCCTTCATGTGGACGTGGTAGATGCGGTCGGCGAATTCGCGGATGAAGAGATGAGGTTCGAGGCCCTGCCAGAGAAGGTGACTGGGATCGAAGTTGATGCCGAGCGCGGGTCGACGCTCGAAAACTTCGAAAAGCTTTTGGGTTGTGTAGAGATCGAAGGCGATTTCCGTCGGATGGACCTCGAGGGCGAAGCGGACGCCTCGGGCGTCAAAGGCGTCGAAAATGGGCGTCCAGAGTTCGCGGATTTTCAGGTATCCGGCCTCGATCATTTCCGGTGTCGTCGGAGGGAAAGAGTACCAGGCCTTCCAGATGGGGGAGCCCATGAAGCCGTTGACGGTTCGGCAGCCCATGGCCGCCGCGGCTTCGGCCGTGGCCTTCATCTCCTCGATCGCCCAGGCACGAAGCTCTTCGGGACGGCCCTTAACGGCGGCTGGGGCGAAGACATCCAGGCGTTCGTCATAAGAGTCGCCTACGCACTGTCCGGCCAGGTGGGCGCCGAGGGCCCAACAGCCGAGATTGTGGCGGGCCAGGATGCGCTTCTTCTCAGCGACGTACTTGGGGTCGGCGGCGGCCCGGGCCGGTTCCATATGGTCGCCCCAGCAGGCGATTTCCAGTCCGTCATAACCCCACGAGGCGGCTTTGCGGCAGATTTCCTCAAATGGCAGGTCCGCCCATTGTCCGGTAAAGAGCGTCACGGGTCTCGACATTTCGGCCTCCTTCATCGATGTCTATCCCCAGATCATATGAAACCCGGCCGGCTTTTTCAAATGCCCCGATTCATGTCGTGACTCCCTGGAGACTTTTAATTCATCAGCATCTGGAATTCCCGCTGGGTTCATTTCCGCCGGATCAGCTCCGAGGCCGGACCGGCATGGTAAAATACCTTTATGCCTGAGCTTCCTGAAGTCGAGACGATCGTCCGGAGTCTCGAACCCCGGATTCGCGGCCGGACGATCGCCGAGACCGAACTTCTCTTTCCCCCTCTTCTGAGAAGAGAGTCGAGTGACGGACTGGCCGCCTTCCGCGGCCTCCGCATTCTGGAAGTGCGAAGGCGCGGCAAGATGATCCTGATCGCCTGCGAAGGCGGACGGACGCTTGTCTTTCATCTGAAGATGACCGGCCGGCTGGATCTTTGCGAGTGCGGGAAACCTGTCGACAAGCATACGCGCCTTATCCTGAGGTTCCGGGACGGCGCCGACGAACTGCGTTTCCATGACGTCCGGAAATTCGGCTTCTGCATCCTTGTCGACGGCGATCCGGCCGTCTGTTGCGGGGAACTGGCCGGACTCGGTCCCGAACCTCTCGAAATCGGGCTCGAGGAATTCGCAGCGATCCTTGCCGGAAGGAAAGGGCGCATCAAGGCCGTTCTTCTCGACCAGGCTGCAATCGCCGGAATCGGAAACATCTATGCCGACGAAATTCTCTTCGATGCCGGGATCCATCCCGAAACCCCGGCCTCGAAGATAAAAAACAAGAACGCCGACCGTCTCCGGCAATCCATGCGCCATATCCTCGATCTGGCGATTGCGGCGAACGGTTCCACTCTTCGGGACTACCGGGATGCCGGTGGCTGTCCGGGAGGCTTCCAGTCGCAACACAAGGTCTACGGCCGGGAAGGGGAGCCTTGCGCGGTTTGCGGACGGCCGATCCGCCGCATCCGCGTCGCCGGGAGAAGCACCCACTTCTGCCCGCTCTGTCAAAAACGTTAAGTCACTTTCGCTGCGTTGACCGGGCTTCCGGCCGTCCCTATAATGGAAAAAATGAAGAGTTGTTTGTTGAGAGTGGCCTGCGCCCTGGCGCTGATCGCCCTTCCGGCCCCCCGCGCTTTCGGGCAGTTCTCCTTCTGGGGGCAGGATCCGGCTTCCATCCGCTGGAAGCAGATCCAAACCGAAAATTTCCAGGTGATCTTTCCGGAAAATTATGCGGACAAGGCCGCCGAAATCGCGGATGTCCTCGAATTCGTCTATGAGCGGGGTTCTCAAAGCCTCAACCATCGGCCCCGCAAAGTGTCCGTGATTCTTCACAATCGGACGGTTGTTTCCAACGGCTTTGTCGGCTGGGCTCCGGCGCGGCTGGAAATGTTCACAACTCCGCCGCAGGACCTCGGGTCCCACGACTGGCTGGAAATGCTGGCCATACATGAATTCCGTCATGTCGTCCAGATCGACAAGATGAACCAGGGTATAACGCGCCTCCTGTCGCTCCTGCTGGGCGAATCGGCGGCCGGTATCGTTTTGGGCCTCCATGTTCCCTTGTGGCTGATGGAGGGCGATGCCGTGGTCATGGAAACCGCCCTGACCCGCGGCGGCCGCGGCCGGCAGCCGGCCTTCGAACAGGGCCTGCGCGCCCAAATCCTTGACCTCGGCGTCTATTCATTCGACAAGGCGGTTTTCGGGTCTTACAAGAACCACGTGCCGAACGTCTATGAGCTGGGTTATCAACTGGTCGCCGCCGGCCGGGTCGCTCACGGCCGGGACGTCTGGGACAAGGTTCTCGACAATGTCGCCCTGCGGCCTTGGCATCCGGCCGCCCTGTCCTCGGAGCTGAAACGGCAAACCGGCGCGAATGCGGAACAGTATTATCAGCGGACTCTGCTCGGTCTGGAAAAGGTCTGGAAAGATCAGGCGGAAAGACAAATCGTTACGGAGGCCCTCCCTGTAAGCCCCGCCGGGAATCTCTACACGAATTACACATCCCCGAACCTTCTGGAAAACGGTGAACTCATGGCCCTGAAGACGGCCCTGGACGATATCCCCCGAGTTGTCGCTTTGGCGGCGGATGGATCGGAAAGAAGGCTTTTCACGCCGGGACCTTTCAACGCCGGGACATTTTCGACCAATGGGCGGCTCATCGTCTGGAGCGAGACGCGCCGGGATCTCCGCTGGGAACACCGGAGCTGGTCGGAAATCCACAGCTACGACATCCGGACCGGCCGGACGAAACGGGTCACCGAGAGGAGCCGTTATTTCGCTCCTGCCGTCTCGCCCGACGGAACGCGGATCGCCGCCGTCGAGGTTTCCGAACAGAGCGAGTATGCCCTGATCGCCTTTGATCCGGCGACGGGACGGGAGAGCCGGCGCTTTCCTTCTCCGGCCGGCGCCTTTCTCATGACGCCGTCCTGGCGCGGCGACGACGCTTCGATCCTGGCCGTCGCCCTCGACGGGAGCGGCCTTCGCATCGTTTCGGTCGATTGGGAAACGGGAACGTTCGAGACGCTGTTTCATGCAGGACATGTCGAAATCTCCAGGCCGCGGCACATCGACAACAATCGCATTGTCTTCAACGGCGCCTTTTCCGGAGTGGACGGCGTTTATCTTCTCGATCTCCGGACATCCGAGGTCCGCGGCTTGGCCGCCTCGCGGTTCGGAGCCGTAGATGCCGGGATCGCCGCCGGCGGAACGAAGTTTTTCTGGTCGGAATACACCGGGCGCGGCTCGCGCATCGTTCGGGGCGCCGTCTCACCCGGTGACGGGCCGCTTCTCGAAGAGATCGAAGACCTGTCCCCGGGACTTCCGGCCGTCCTGGCCGCTCAGGAGGAAGGCCCTGTCTCCGTCGCCGAGGTTCCCCGCCGCGAACACGACGTGCGCCCCTACTCCAAGACGGCCCACCTCGTCAACATCCACAGCTGGGGACCGTATGCCGTCAATGTCGACACCTTCGCGGGCAATCCCGGCGCTTCGATCTTTTCCCAGAACATCCTGAGCACGGCCTTTTTTGCCGGGGGATACTCTTACGATCCCAATGAACGGCTCGGGAAATATTACCTTGACGCCTCATGGCTGGGATGGTATCCGGCACTTGATCTGACCGCGGAAACGGGATTGCGCCGATCCCATTATCTTGACGGTCTCGGCAACCGCGTGCCGTTCGTATGGCGGGAGAATGCGGTGAAATTCGGGGTCGGTCTGCCCCTGTCTACCCGGCGCGGGTCCTGTTTCTACGGTCTTTCTCCCTCGATTCGAGGGGGTGTCATCCAAGCGGCCTCGGCGGACGGCACGCCGGCGTTTTTCAGGGACAACGCCGTCCAAACCCTGGAATACCGCATCCTGGCCTACCACCGGGTCCTTTCCTCCGCCCGCGACCTGCGGCCGCGCTGGGCCCAGGCCCTCGATCTGAATTACCGCCAAACCCCATTCGGGAAAACCGATATGGGATCCGTGGCCTCAGCCCGGGCGGTTGTTGTCGTTCCCGGCCTCGCAAAACATCACAGCCTTCGCCTTTCCGCGGCATACCAGAAACATGTCCGGGGAGAGTTGATCCCCGACACCATCAACTATACATTTCCGAACCTGGTGAATTATCCCCGGGGCGTCACGGCCAGGGAGGACGACAACCTGGCCTCCGTTTCGGCCGACTACGCGTTTCCCCTCTTTCATCCGGACTGGAGTCTTCCGCCCGTGATTTATCTGAAACGCATCCATTTGAATCTTTTCGCCGACCATGCCCGGGCCGGCAACAACCTGCCGATGCCGGACGGCACCGTCCGGAAAACCCGGGAAACCCTGAACGCCCTGGGGCTTGATCTTGTCGGAACTCTTCACCTCTTCCGGATTTTTTCTCCCTTGGATCTGGGGGTGCGGGCGATTTACCGGCCCGAGGAAAGGACGATCCGTTTCGATTTCCTGGTTGCCGTGGGCTTCTGAAGCCTGCGACGCATCCCGAATTGACAGGTCCGGGGAGCGGGCGATATCATACCGCCGTCATGAAAACAAAGGCCCGGAAAGAGTTTTCGGAGGTTTGGCGGTCCGCCGCCGAAAGGGTCGACCGGCAGCTTCGGGAATTCCTTCCGCCTAACCTTACGGATGAGGATGTGGCCTCCTTTCTTCTGACTCAAAAAGGAGAGGACGACCC is a genomic window containing:
- a CDS encoding DUF6448 family protein → MRTKWTIGTLAASGILAAGITVFLAGSAFAHCDTTSGPIIPEAKAALEKGDVTPVLKWVKKDSEAEIKAAFTKAVAVRAKGPEAKELADQYFLETLVRLHRAGEGAPYTGIKDEPVEPIVAMADKALADGSADEMIKRVSGHMAAAIKEKFARAVEAKKNKDKSVEAGRDFVEAYVVYMHYVEGIHAAIMSTGAHHAEGGEGAPAHKH
- a CDS encoding Gfo/Idh/MocA family oxidoreductase, translated to MKKDDSRKQPDNLLSRRDFLKSSAAAGFGLVTAGGVFAAPGSGRTGLQPDAGSRDLNIAVIGCGAQGRILIEACLHIPGIRVKAVCDIWEYSRQYASGYLRKYDQNPAVYEDYRELLDKEKDLQAAIVASPDWVHAEQANACLRKGLHVYCEKEMSNTLEKARTMVETARRTGKLLQIGHQRRSNPRYTHAIDRLIREHRILGRVTTAYAQWNRAKSDMLGWPERYAIPRAVLDRYGYASMNEFRNWRLFKKYGGGPMVDLGSHQIDLFAWVYGSNPKSVAASGGIDYYKNWEWYDNVMAMYEFDTPEGTARALYQVQTTTQHGGFYEAFMGENGSIVLSEIPERGNWAMREPHAPEWDSLARRGLLLSEAPLIQKTESRDIYVDVRVTVEAGRWPLPVELAKPAHQPHLENFFDAVRDGTPLSCPAELAYESAVSVLRVNDAVAARRTLEFKPEHFKA
- a CDS encoding PilZ domain-containing protein, with amino-acid sequence MEDIKRKEIRLTAVVDINYIHKGYQMTGRIEDLSSGGFFIDTIHPLSEHSAITFQFMLPGDTSGTPISGEGEVAWTLKMQGMGIRITKMSDDDRKRLEDFVSRS
- a CDS encoding sugar phosphate isomerase/epimerase, whose product is MSRPVTLFTGQWADLPFEEICRKAASWGYDGLEIACWGDHMEPARAAADPKYVAEKKRILARHNLGCWALGAHLAGQCVGDSYDERLDVFAPAAVKGRPEELRAWAIEEMKATAEAAAAMGCRTVNGFMGSPIWKAWYSFPPTTPEMIEAGYLKIRELWTPIFDAFDARGVRFALEVHPTEIAFDLYTTQKLFEVFERRPALGINFDPSHLLWQGLEPHLFIREFADRIYHVHMKDCAVTLDGKAGILGSFLPFGDLRRGWNFRSPGRGDVDFEEIIRELNAAGYDGPLSVEWEDNNMDREHGAREALEFVRDMNFAPAAGSFDRDMKT
- the mutM gene encoding bifunctional DNA-formamidopyrimidine glycosylase/DNA-(apurinic or apyrimidinic site) lyase; the protein is MPELPEVETIVRSLEPRIRGRTIAETELLFPPLLRRESSDGLAAFRGLRILEVRRRGKMILIACEGGRTLVFHLKMTGRLDLCECGKPVDKHTRLILRFRDGADELRFHDVRKFGFCILVDGDPAVCCGELAGLGPEPLEIGLEEFAAILAGRKGRIKAVLLDQAAIAGIGNIYADEILFDAGIHPETPASKIKNKNADRLRQSMRHILDLAIAANGSTLRDYRDAGGCPGGFQSQHKVYGREGEPCAVCGRPIRRIRVAGRSTHFCPLCQKR